Proteins from a single region of Pyrus communis chromosome 6, drPyrComm1.1, whole genome shotgun sequence:
- the LOC137737952 gene encoding putative pentatricopeptide repeat-containing protein At3g16890, mitochondrial: MVRDMRLLSSLASRAHGAAALRILPLPLPDQAPYSLSQIQTENASFENKPRIRKASASHNIRFGAPRPPKPKGNSSCTPNPNPNFVSISNIPISAGNAHHNHKPIDHSYIVQILSRKDWFLLLAHELKAMRIVLNPQFVASVLQNQENPSLSLKFYLWVSSIDPLFSKNQSVRGILANTLYRKGPVVLSVELLNDIKNSGLMVPEDLLCILIGSWGRLGLAKYCAEVFGQISFLGLSLSTRLYNAVINALVKSNSLDLAYLKFQQMPANNCRPDRFTYNILIYGVCKIGIVDEALRLVKQMEGLGYFPNVWTYTILVDGFCNTERVGEAFWVLEIMREANVTPNEATIRSLVHGVFRSTAPTEAFELLLSFVERESVLFKVACDTILYCLSNRCMAKEIVLFLKKSDAKGYLPDRSTFNIIMVCLIKELASFRNQNEVHDIFQSFIRRGVKPGFSTYLALIEAMYKAGKAGQGNQIFDQVIKEGLVSNVFSYNMVIDCLCKAQMLDRASKVFEDMQCKGIPPNLVTFNTLLTGYSKAGEVGKAHELLAMLLEHGIKPDKFTFSSLIDGLCRANQIDDAFDCFAEMVRWRVTPNSITYNILIRSLCFVGDISRALRVMKKMQANGIKPDAHSFNALIQGLCRMKKVEKAEEVFLAMLTLGLNPDDYTCSAFIKALCDSGKLDAAKEILLSMEASGCFSDSSICNIILDLLVQSGRVEEACNIVKSFNRRK, translated from the coding sequence ATGGTGAGGGACATGAGATTGCTTTCTTCTTTGGCTTCTAGGGCACATGGTGCTGCTGCACTCCGaatcctccccctccccctccccgaCCAAGCCCCCTACAGTCTCAGTCAAATTCAGACAGAAAATgcttcatttgaaaataaaccCAGAATTAGAAAAGCTTCTGCTTCTCACAACATTCGATTTGGCGCTCCCCGTCCTCCCAAACCTAAAGGTAATTCTTCTTGTACGCCCAATCCTAATCCTAATTTCGTTTCCATTTCAAACATTCCCATTTCAGCTGGTAATGCCCATCACAACCATAAACCAATTGATCACTCATACATTGTCCAAATTCTTTCACGGAAGGACTGGTTTTTATTGCTCGCCCACGAGTTGAAGGCCATGAGGATCGTTTTGAATCCTCAGTTTGTTGCCAGTGTCttgcaaaaccaagaaaacCCATCACTCTCTTTGAAGTTCTACTTATGGGTTTCGAGCATCGACCCCTTGTTCTCAAAGAATCAATCCGTTCGCGGTATCTTAGCCAACACCCTTTACCGGAAAGGCCCCGTTGTGTTGTCTGTTGAATTGCTAAATGATATTAAGAATTCTGGTTTAATGGTCCCAGAAGACTTGCTTTGCATATTGATCGGCAGTTGGGGGAGGTTGGGTTTGGCAAAATATTGTGCTGAGGTTTTTGggcaaatttcatttttgggtCTCAGTCTTAGCACAAGGTTGTATAATGCCGTGATCAATGCGTTGGTCAAGTCCAATTCACTTGACTTGGCTTATTTGAAATTCCAACAGATGCCAGCAAATAACTGTCGTCCCGATAGATTCACTTACAATATCCTCATTTATGGAGTCTGCAAGATTGGTATTGTGGATGAGGCACTTCGCTTAGTTAAACAAATGGAGGGCTTGGGATATTTTCCCAATGTTTGGACATATACAATCCTCGTTGATGGGTTTTGTAATACAGAGAGGGTTGGCGAAGCCTTCTGGGTTTTGGAGATAATGAGGGAGGCGAATGTGACTCCTAATGAAGCTACTATCAGATCATTAGTTCATGGGGTGTTTCGTTCCACGGCCCCCACTGAGGCTTTTGAGTTGTTATTGAGTTTTGTTGAAAGGGAGTCTGTATTGTTCAAGGTCGCCTGTGATACCATACTGTATTGCCTTTCGAATCGTTGTATGGCAAAAgagattgttttgtttttgaagaaGTCTGATGCAAAAGGTTATTTGCCTGACCGTTCAACATTCAACATCATAATGGTGTGTTTGATAAAGGAATTAGCTTCTTTTCGGAATCAGAACGAGGTCCATGATATATTTCAAAGTTTTATACGGCGTGGTGTGAAACCGGGATTTAGCACTTATCTTGCATTGATTGAAGCCATGTACAAGGCAGGAAAAGCTGGTCAGGGGAATCAAATCTTTGATCAAGTGATCAAAGAGGGGCTTGTATCAAATGTCTTCTCATATAACATGGTAATTGATTGCTTATGCAAAGCCCAAATGTTGGACAGGGCATCAAAGGTTTTTGAAGATATGCAGTGCAAAGGTATCCCTCCTAACCTTGTTACTTTCAATACACTTCTTACCGGATATAGCAAGGCTGGAGAAGTAGGTAAGGCACATGAACTATTGGCAATGCTCTTGGAACATGGGATTAAACCGGATAAGTTCACTTTTAGTTCACTAATTGATGGCCTTTGTCGGGCGAACCAGATAGATGATGCTTTTGACTGTTTTGCTGAGATGGTTAGGTGGAGGGTCACTCCAAATTCCATCACATACAACATACTGATACGCTCTCTGTGTTTTGTTGGAGATATTTCTAGAGCGCTGAGAGTAATGAAGAAAATGCAGGCAAATGGAATAAAACCAGATGCTCACTCGTTTAATGCTCTTATTCAAGGTCTTTGTAGGATGAAGAAGGTTGAGAAAGCTGAGGAAGTTTTTCTTGCCATGTTGACATTGGGTTTGAATCCTGACGATTACACATGCAGTGCTTTTATCAAGGCATTGTGCGATTCAGGAAAACTTGATGCAGCAAAGGAGATATTGCTCTCTATGGAAGCATCGGGTTGTTTTTCGGATTCTTCTATTTGTAACATAATTTTAGATTTGCTGGTCCAGAGTGGCCGTGTTGAAGAGGCCTGTAATATAGTAAAGAGTTTTAACAGGAGGAAATAA